A window of Choristoneura fumiferana chromosome 8, NRCan_CFum_1, whole genome shotgun sequence contains these coding sequences:
- the LOC141430523 gene encoding membrane-bound alkaline phosphatase-like: MSHEGSALRTTYCLNAQVADSACTATAYLCGAKNNDYTIGVSGRVLPGDCKAAAEPANQLDSLLAWAIEDGRSAGIVTTTRVTHASPAGAYAHTSHRYYESEQDVREMGADLETCPDIADQLIHSYPGNQFKVKPF; encoded by the exons atgagccatgaagggaGTGCCTTAAGAACT ACGTACTGCCTGAACGCTCAAGTCGCCGACTCAGCCTGCACAGCCACAGCCTACCTCTGTGGAGCTAAGAACAACGACTACACCATCGGCGTGAGCGGCCGCGTGCTGCCCGGAGACTGCAAGGCTGCTGCCGAGCCCGCCAACCAGCTGGACTCGCTGCTGGCCTGGGCTATAGAAGACGGCCGGAGCGCTG GCATAGTGACGACGACGCGCGTGACGCACGCGTCTCCCGCGGGAGCGTACGCGCACACATCTCACCGCTACTACGAAAGCGAACAG gaCGTGAGGGAGATGGGTGCAGACCTCGAGACTTGTCCGGACATCGCGGACCAACTCATACACTCTTATCCTGGTAACCAGTTTAAGGTAAAGCCATTTTGA